The genome window GTATCTGACCTgagatcagtgatcagtgagTTAATGCTGGCTTGTTTTCCCTTGTCTCACGGTGAGGACTGGAAGGACGTGAAGTTCGGTCTCATTCATTTACTCCAACATTCCGAGCTCCATCATCAgcgtctgtttgtctgtctgtctcttgtcgTCAGTCGTCCTCTCCTGTTGTCGTGGCGACTGAGGTGTGACGTTGTGATGTCATTGCAGGAGTTCGAGGCCCGCAGCTCTCCTACCCATCATGCCACGgggcagcagagcaggaggaaggtGGAGTTTGAGCCGCTGTCGACCACAGCGCTGATCCTGGAGGACCGCCCGCCGTACgtccacttcctgtctctgttatCAACCTcacactttgtttgtttgtttgttttctacttcctgtttgtcgGCTCGTGTCCTAACCGTGCGTCTGCGCAGGAATCTTCCCGCCAAGTCGGCCGACGAGGCGCAGAGACACCGGCAGCAGTACGAACAGATGGTGGCCAGAGCCAAGAGAAGAGGTCTGTTCGTTTTAAACTGCTGCACCTCCCACACGGGTGGAGTTTATCtgtatctacacacacacagtgtctgtcCCTGATCCTCCTGTGTCCTCCTCCCTGTCAGAGCTGAAGGAGGcacagaggaggcagcagcagagggaggacaggttcagacaggaggaggtgatCGCCAACGCCACGCTGGTCTGGAACCAGAACATCCTGCCGCACTGGGATTCCATGTACGACGGCCGACATCAGTCTGTCACCAGCTGGTCCTGATGGACCCCTTAGGCCCTGGACCTCAgaagtcagaggtcaaaggtcagagtctCTGTTTCAGCTCTTGTGTATGTCGTGTTGCAGGAAGTCGAGTCGTCGCGCTCAGGACCTGTGGTGGGGTGGTTTACCTCCGAGTGTCCGGGGACGAGTGTGGAGCCTCGCCATCGGCAACGAGCTCAATGTCACTGCAGGTTGGGGGGGGgcaacatctgtttttattgatcTGATGCTGTTCTTAAATCAATATCTGACTTTAGTGTTCAATGAAAACTTAAAGTCGTCTCacctccccccctcctcttcctcagagcTGTATGAGATCTTCCTCTCCAGAGcgagggagaagaggagggagctCAGTGAGACAGAGTCTGATGGTGAGAGGAGTTTATCGTGTGTCAGGTTGGATCACCTGTGGTTGACTGACTCACCTGTTTACCTATTTACCTGCAGACGCAGCGTCCCTGGTGGACAGAGAGTCCAGTCTGGAGCTGATCACTCAGGACATTTCCAGAACCTTCCGATTGCTCTGCGTCTTCCAGAAGGTCAGATATCATCACCTGCATGGTTCAGACGATGGTTGTTAAACTGACAGGAAGTTAattcagacttttattttgtagggtGGTCCTTATCATGACCTGCTGCAAAGCATCCTGGGAGCTTACGCCTGCTACAGACCTGATGTGGGATAtgtgagtcacacacactccaacttctatctttgtgaggacacttGAGACCAGACTTGAGTACCATCAGACATGACTTGAGACTTGTCCCTATAGACTCGTAAACAGGTCTACATCATGTCCATGACTGTAGTCCAGTTCCCTCTGACCCTCCACAGTCTGATCCAGCAGAGTCCatcacaccctctctctcaggTTCAGGGGATGTCGTCCATAGCAGCAGTGTTGATCCTGAACATGGACGAAATTGAAGCCTTTGTCAGTTTCTCCAACCTGATGAACCGACCCTGTCAGCTGGCATTCTACAGAGTCGACCACCAGCTggtaaacaacacacacacaacaaacaaacaaacaaataaacaaaaaacaccaacacaaatcataatgaaatgtaatttaatgttttgattttccaCACTAAAAGCCCCTGTTTTCATCCGCCTCCAGATGTTCAGGTATTTCGGGGCCTTCCAGGTGTTTCTGGAGGAGACTCTTCCTCGTCTCTTTCTTTACTTCCAGTCTTTAGgtctgacccctgacctctaCCTCATGGACTGGTGAGTCCCTGATCTGCATTAGACCAAAAATAAAGTCAGCTTTAACGGAGCAGTAGAGTCCAGTAAAGTCCAGGAGGAAACTGTTTCGCCTGTCTGTCATTAACTCAGTTGGATGTTTTCTCTTATGATAAAGTTAGGCTAAAAGTTTCCCCCTGctcccagtctttgtgctaagctaggctaacagtttcctcctccctccaggaTCCTGTCTCTCTACACGAAGCCCCTCCCTCTGGACGTGGCGTGCAGAGTTTGGGACGTTTTCTTTCGGGACGGGGAGGAGTTTCTGTTCAGGACGGCTCTGGGGATCCTGAGGCTGTACCAGGACGTCCTGCTGCACATGGACCTCATCAGCATCGGTGAGCAATCACCTCACCTGCTGTTACCTCGGTGATATCACCCACACAGTGACCAATCAGCTCTCCCAGGCCTGAAACACCTGCAGCTGACTCGTGAAGTCTCAGCTGACCTGAGACCTGAATCAGACTTCTTGGGCGATTTGAGGCGTGACTCTGACTTGTTGCGAGTGACTTGAGACCTGTGCTCATATCTAGAGATGTGGTCTCACCCTGATTTTACTTGGACTTGTCTTGAGTGACTCGAGACTTGTTCTGGCCTTTTTTCAGGTCTATTGAAACTTGACTTGGACTTGTCTGGAGTGCCTTGACTTTTTAACTAGACCTGTGACATGTAGCTTAAGTCTCAACTTGAACTCAACTCAAGTGGCATAAGAAATGACTCAGACTCTTCCTGAGTAACTTCAGGTTCAACTAGGACTCGTCTGGAGTGACATGAAACTTGACTTTGACTTGAGCAACTTGAGATTCAACTTGGACTCGTCTCAGGTGATTTGACTCGACTTGGACTCGTCTCAGGTGACTGTCAGACTCGACCGTGCTGTCTGAGTACAGGGACTGACTCTCAGACTCTGTCGTGtccctcctccagctcagtTCCTGTCCCGCCTCCCTGATGAGGAGCTGCTCTCTGATAGGCTGTTCTCCTGCATCTCGGCCACGCCCATGCTGAGCgggaacaggaagtggagtCAGGTGAGTCACCTGACAGACACCTGTGGGAAAAAATAAACTCAGAGGATCGAGTCATAACGAGTTCTTGTTCTTCCTCAGGTTTTGACTTCCTGCAGAGACTCAGGAGCGGAGCGGCAGCTGAACGACTCGTTAGTTTCTGGACTCTGACTCTTGAGGTTTACAGggttaatgtgaaaaacattcaaatgaaactgacatttcactttttatttattttgtttttttctgttgaactaGATCAAAAACTATAaattaatattcaaataatatttaatcaaaatcaaaatgttcttttttaaaattaaaatccaaAACAGAGAAACGTGAAAGAGTTTGATGAACAAACATTCAcgtttttatttattgactCGTCTCAGGTGACTTGAGGACTCGACTCAAACTTGTTTCAGGTGACTTTGCGTCTTGAATCAGACTTGTTTCCTGTGACTCTGAGACTTGACTCGGACTCGTCTCAACTGGTGTAAGATAATGCCACGTACTTGTCCTGAGTAACTTGAGACTCAGCTTGGACTTGCTTCaggtgacttgagacttgacttgAAGTAGTCTCAGGTGACTTAAAGACTAGAGTCTGACTTGTTTTAGGTAATTTTAAGACTTGTCAGTGAACAaacattcagatgtttttattcactGACTTGTTTCCTGTGACTTGGGACTCATCTCAGACTGTTTGTTTACCTAGTTTGTTTCGTATGTTTCATAGAAAAGTTCTGATGAGTTAAATTTTAatctttattattaattatattcaGTAAATTCAGAATCCACAGTTAAACCTGTAGAAAcagatatttacagtaaaacatgaggtgatgtaaaataaactggtttctgtttttatttgtttttcttcttcgtTTTAATAAagattcatgttttcatgtatttctGCTCcgttgtttttctgtatttatgaAAGTAAACCGTGTTGGGGTGCTGTTCAGAATATTGGTCCTCCTGCCGCTGGGGGCGCTGTGGTCTCCACAGAGGCGGACTAACTGTTTCCGGGTCGTCGGTCTGAACCCGGTTCTCAGAGCAACACGCGTGTGGAAACAAACCCGCAGCTTTTCACCAAAACACACCGAGGAGGTTGATTAAAGTTCGGTCAGGAGTTGCAGAGATGGGTCCGGTAAGTTCACTCCGGAGAAACGGAAAATCACCTCCGGTACATTTACGGTTTCTCAGAGCTTCATGTTTCCACTGATGAAGCTCCGGTTTGAGTTCAATAAAACCGCTTCTGAACACAGTCCGTCcccagactccatagagaaaacTGCGAATTTAAAGTTTCCGTGTTCACAGTTAAAATCACCCGCTGTGTTGAACATGATGTGAAGCTTTTCCTGAACTGTTCAGGTCTTTTGATAAAATCGGCATCAATATAAATGACCAGAGAGTCGTTCTTCTTCTCATTAATGTTCAAGTGAGTTCATCACCTGTGTGTTCTATTACAGAGTCAGTCCTCTGGTCAGACTAAAGGACTGAGTATGTAGATagaagtgtttttgttggtttgatAGTTATTATTCAGACTACACGACAAAGATgataaaactgattaaataaaTCTAAAGTAAACAGATCAttctgaaaacaataaaaacaacaaagaagttATTTGttgacagtctctctctcctctcagttcTAGTTTAAGAAGAagattgaaaataaaaacatatggAACTGTTTATTCTGAAAGATTGACTgagactttcaaaataagagtcttAACACAGACAGAACTTTAACCTGATTTAACCTGATTTATTTGGTTAACTCTAACTCCTGCCCCCCTGCAGCCCCGGTCAAAGAAGCGGCGGCCGACGTTCCGCCGCCTGCTGAAGACGAGCGGCGTGAAGCTGGAGAATAAACTGAAGAACCGTcagctgaagcagcagaacGTCGCCAAGAAGCAGCGAAAGGAACAGAAGAAGCTGAGACAGGCGGTGAAGGACGCCGCCATCAGGACACCACGCCCACTGGAGACGTACAGGAAGAGACCAGGTGAGGGGGCCGTGATGATGTGTCGCTCTCTGATTGGTGTAAAGGTTCAggtgtttcctcctcttcatcgtCTGTGCGtctctgacagaggaggaggaggaagacgagtTCCTGGAGACTCTGCCCACGGACATGATGGAGGACGATGACCTGCAGCAGATGACCGCCATGGCCCGACACGCCTCCTTCATCACCAGAGACCTGTCATCATGGTAACTACAGccgacacacacataaacaacaacagcatgtGTAAACAGTGAGactgaggtgtgtttgttttgtgcgGCGGCGTGTCCCAGTGGGCCAGTGCACGGGGAGAAGAAGCGGAGCTCCGAGGTCGTTCGGAGTTACGAGAAGGTTCCCAGGAAGATGGCGAGGactgaggagaaggaggtgatCCACCTGCTGCCAATCAAAGACAAGACCGGAGTCATCCCGCAGAGTGTGGAGAGAGGTGGGACACTCAGTATTGATCCAGTTATTGATCCAGGGATTGATCTGATCGGTTAACTGCATcacttctgtttgttgtttgaagTTGTCAAAAAGccgcaggaggaggaggaggaggaggaggaagaagaagctgCTGACGAGTCAGAGGAGTTAGAAAACGGTAAGACTGAAGTTAATGACACTGAATCAAGGACATCAGGACTTGTTTCAGGACTTGTTTCAGGACTTCTTGTTGACCTGGTTGTCATGTGTCCTCCTGTCCAGAGGGGGCACTGCAGGGCACTGCAGAGCTGACCgcagagcagagggagcagCTCAGAGCTCAGAAGATAAACCAGAGG of Lates calcarifer isolate ASB-BC8 unplaced genomic scaffold, TLL_Latcal_v3 _unitig_1979_quiver_622, whole genome shotgun sequence contains these proteins:
- the LOC108891486 gene encoding TBC1 domain family member 12 isoform X2, which translates into the protein MKLRRSPRSVHRRRGAAAGFVSAERRRQELHREETFIFYVRDRKCACCGRWGEMERTDDGSLATVRNPAFSADVITGGQQVTCSGEGEDITCAHHCDPEGPIRSCSDVTETDDHHGAGLNTTDDVTSTLHTDRKSSCSDSKASRTEGSKVNPRRELDGLCSGGATASDSGSQDTDVTFDLPEVGSDDEEAFVTEEQPAGQSTPPTAAAPRSRNTFECGRRQSAPSELGQDDGGESGSELQSRRPGIVEYFSRKQRSVSHCVPGWKLFGKVPPRQSPSKQAQVIQQEFEARSSPTHHATGQQSRRKVEFEPLSTTALILEDRPPNLPAKSADEAQRHRQQYEQMVARAKRRELKEAQRRQQQREDRFRQEEVIANATLVWNQNILPHWDSMKSSRRAQDLWWGGLPPSVRGRVWSLAIGNELNVTAELYEIFLSRAREKRRELSETESDDAASLVDRESSLELITQDISRTFRLLCVFQKGGPYHDLLQSILGAYACYRPDVGYVQGMSSIAAVLILNMDEIEAFVSFSNLMNRPCQLAFYRVDHQLMFRYFGAFQVFLEETLPRLFLYFQSLGLTPDLYLMDWILSLYTKPLPLDVACRVWDVFFRDGEEFLFRTALGILRLYQDVLLHMDLISIAQFLSRLPDEELLSDRLFSCISATPMLSGNRKWSQVLTSCRDSGAERQLNDSLVSGL
- the LOC108891486 gene encoding TBC1 domain family member 12 isoform X3 produces the protein MERTDDGSLATVRNPAFSADVITGGQQVTCSGEGEDITCAHHCDPEGPIRSCSDVTETDDHHGAGLNTTDDVTSTLHTDRKSSCSDSKASRTEGSKVNPRRELDGLCSGGATASDSGSQDTDVTFDLPEVGSDDEEAFVTEEQPAGQSTPPTAAAPRSRNTFECGRRQSAPSELGQDDGGESGSELQSRRPGIVEYFSSRKQRSVSHCVPGWKLFGKVPPRQSPSKQAQVIQQEFEARSSPTHHATGQQSRRKVEFEPLSTTALILEDRPPNLPAKSADEAQRHRQQYEQMVARAKRRELKEAQRRQQQREDRFRQEEVIANATLVWNQNILPHWDSMKSSRRAQDLWWGGLPPSVRGRVWSLAIGNELNVTAELYEIFLSRAREKRRELSETESDDAASLVDRESSLELITQDISRTFRLLCVFQKGGPYHDLLQSILGAYACYRPDVGYVQGMSSIAAVLILNMDEIEAFVSFSNLMNRPCQLAFYRVDHQLMFRYFGAFQVFLEETLPRLFLYFQSLGLTPDLYLMDWILSLYTKPLPLDVACRVWDVFFRDGEEFLFRTALGILRLYQDVLLHMDLISIAQFLSRLPDEELLSDRLFSCISATPMLSGNRKWSQVLTSCRDSGAERQLNDSLVSGL
- the LOC108891486 gene encoding TBC1 domain family member 12 isoform X1 → MKLRRSPRSVHRRRGAAAGFVSAERRRQELHREETFIFYVRDRKCACCGRWGEMERTDDGSLATVRNPAFSADVITGGQQVTCSGEGEDITCAHHCDPEGPIRSCSDVTETDDHHGAGLNTTDDVTSTLHTDRKSSCSDSKASRTEGSKVNPRRELDGLCSGGATASDSGSQDTDVTFDLPEVGSDDEEAFVTEEQPAGQSTPPTAAAPRSRNTFECGRRQSAPSELGQDDGGESGSELQSRRPGIVEYFSSRKQRSVSHCVPGWKLFGKVPPRQSPSKQAQVIQQEFEARSSPTHHATGQQSRRKVEFEPLSTTALILEDRPPNLPAKSADEAQRHRQQYEQMVARAKRRELKEAQRRQQQREDRFRQEEVIANATLVWNQNILPHWDSMKSSRRAQDLWWGGLPPSVRGRVWSLAIGNELNVTAELYEIFLSRAREKRRELSETESDDAASLVDRESSLELITQDISRTFRLLCVFQKGGPYHDLLQSILGAYACYRPDVGYVQGMSSIAAVLILNMDEIEAFVSFSNLMNRPCQLAFYRVDHQLMFRYFGAFQVFLEETLPRLFLYFQSLGLTPDLYLMDWILSLYTKPLPLDVACRVWDVFFRDGEEFLFRTALGILRLYQDVLLHMDLISIAQFLSRLPDEELLSDRLFSCISATPMLSGNRKWSQVLTSCRDSGAERQLNDSLVSGL